One genomic segment of Amycolatopsis sp. WQ 127309 includes these proteins:
- a CDS encoding spore coat protein, protein MRLLLRADSSASIGAGHISRVVAYAERAVARGWPVSFAGSTANAEWLASRFDELAVPRLADAPLGELAAGFDAVLVDHYGVGDVRKEINAAGAALVSIEDDVFGRRPADVVVDAGFAPGPRPDDGSGVLLRGVAYAPLRDVVLRTRDRRAPSGTPHVTVVLGGGAEWASTVAVLLRALRDTELPFVADALVRGEPSLPSLGPGQTIRVSAPSPALLDTLATTDVAVSASGVTFVELCCLGVPTAAVQLVANQETGYRAALELGLAAGLGHAESLEDRLPEVTAVLRALLSDAAVRHALSATASATVDGRGVDRVLDSL, encoded by the coding sequence GTGAGGCTGCTCCTGCGGGCGGACTCGTCGGCGTCGATCGGCGCCGGGCACATCTCGCGGGTGGTCGCCTACGCCGAGCGCGCGGTGGCGCGGGGCTGGCCGGTCTCGTTCGCCGGCAGCACGGCGAACGCCGAATGGCTCGCGTCGCGGTTCGACGAGCTGGCGGTCCCGCGGCTGGCCGACGCGCCCCTCGGTGAGCTGGCGGCCGGGTTCGACGCCGTGCTCGTCGACCACTACGGCGTCGGCGACGTGCGCAAGGAGATCAACGCGGCGGGCGCGGCGCTGGTGTCGATCGAGGACGACGTGTTCGGCCGCCGCCCGGCCGACGTCGTCGTGGACGCCGGTTTCGCGCCCGGACCGCGGCCGGACGACGGCTCCGGCGTCCTGCTGCGCGGAGTCGCGTACGCGCCGCTGCGGGACGTCGTCCTGCGCACCCGGGACCGCCGCGCGCCGTCCGGTACCCCGCACGTCACGGTCGTCCTCGGGGGCGGCGCGGAGTGGGCGTCGACGGTCGCGGTGCTGCTTCGCGCGCTTCGCGACACGGAACTGCCGTTCGTGGCGGACGCTTTGGTGCGCGGCGAGCCTTCCCTGCCGTCGCTGGGCCCCGGCCAGACGATCCGCGTCTCGGCGCCGAGCCCCGCTCTGCTCGACACGCTGGCGACGACGGACGTCGCGGTGAGCGCGTCCGGGGTGACGTTCGTGGAGCTGTGCTGCCTCGGCGTCCCGACGGCCGCGGTGCAGCTGGTCGCCAACCAGGAGACCGGCTACCGGGCCGCGCTGGAGCTGGGCCTCGCGGCCGGGCTCGGGCACGCGGAGTCCCTTGAGGACAGACTGCCGGAGGTGACGGCGGTGTTGCGCGCACTGCTGTCCGACGCCGCGGTCCGCCACGCGCTGTCCGCGACGGCGTCGGCCACAGTGGACGGTCGCGGCGTGGACCGGGTCCTGGATTCCCTCTGA
- a CDS encoding patatin-like phospholipase family protein: MSGQALVLGGGGVAGIAWTTGLLAGLAGHGQDLTGADLIVGTSAGATVAAQVTSGVALEDLLARQADPARQTPEIPAEIDMEKFVADFGAAFEDTGSPAEVRQRVGELALSAETVSEADRRAVIAARLPSHDWPEQRIVLVAVDAETGEPRQFDRESGVSLVDAVAASCAVPGIWPPTTIDGRRYIDGGVRSGENADYAAGATRVTVVAPLGLESPLPGEKALLTVLEDLRKAGAEIAVISPDEASVAAIGQNPLDPSTRTPAAEAGHAQGATLTLTWS; encoded by the coding sequence ATGAGCGGACAGGCGTTGGTGCTGGGTGGCGGCGGGGTCGCCGGGATCGCGTGGACGACGGGGTTGCTGGCCGGGCTCGCGGGTCACGGGCAGGACCTCACCGGCGCGGACCTGATCGTCGGCACGTCGGCGGGCGCGACGGTCGCCGCGCAGGTCACCAGCGGCGTCGCGCTGGAAGACCTCCTCGCGCGCCAGGCCGACCCGGCGCGGCAGACCCCGGAGATCCCGGCCGAGATCGACATGGAGAAGTTCGTCGCGGACTTCGGCGCCGCGTTCGAGGACACCGGCTCACCCGCCGAGGTGCGGCAGCGCGTCGGTGAGCTGGCGCTGAGCGCCGAAACGGTGTCCGAAGCAGACCGCCGCGCGGTGATCGCCGCCCGCCTGCCGTCCCACGACTGGCCGGAGCAGCGCATCGTCCTGGTCGCGGTCGACGCGGAAACGGGCGAGCCACGGCAGTTCGACCGCGAGTCGGGCGTCAGCCTGGTGGACGCGGTGGCGGCGAGCTGCGCGGTCCCGGGCATCTGGCCCCCGACCACGATCGACGGCCGCCGCTACATCGACGGCGGCGTCCGCTCCGGCGAGAACGCGGACTACGCGGCGGGCGCCACCCGCGTCACGGTGGTCGCGCCGCTGGGCCTGGAATCGCCGTTGCCCGGCGAGAAGGCCCTGCTCACCGTGCTGGAGGACCTGCGAAAGGCGGGCGCGGAGATCGCGGTGATCAGCCCGGACGAAGCCTCGGTGGCGGCGATCGGCCAGAACCCCCTGGACCCGTCGACCCGCACCCCGGCCGCGGAGGCGGGCCACGCCCAGGGCGCGACGCTGACGCTCACCTGGTCCTAG
- a CDS encoding cysteine desulfurase-like protein — MAFDVARIRGLFPALGDGWIHFDGAAGMLVPEQVASAVSTAMRAPVSGPGGAFPASQRAESIVTAARRAVADLVGADPAAVVLGPSSPVMLRRLCDALAERWTIGDEVVVSRLDEQANLAPWQRAAKRVGAVVRWGEIDIETCELPAWQYEQLVSARTKAVAVTLASGSVGTRPDVPTIIEFAKRVGALVVVDATYAAPFLPLDINALGADVMVVSAQAWGGPSVGALVFRDPELIERISSVSLDPAARGAARLELGPHAYPLLAGLIASIDYLAGLDDAASGSRRERLVTSLGSAKSYHAGLLAQLSTELLTLRHIMVIGNAMRRIPALAFAVAGKKSPEVAEYLASQGLCAFADDGAAGVFASLGVGEVGGAVRIGLAHYSNVFEINQLVRVLEELR; from the coding sequence ATGGCGTTCGACGTCGCTCGTATCCGTGGGCTCTTTCCCGCGCTGGGTGACGGCTGGATCCACTTCGACGGCGCCGCCGGAATGCTGGTCCCGGAACAGGTCGCTTCGGCCGTTTCGACGGCGATGCGCGCCCCGGTGTCGGGGCCGGGTGGAGCGTTTCCGGCCTCACAGCGCGCGGAAAGCATCGTGACCGCGGCCCGCAGGGCCGTGGCCGACCTGGTCGGTGCCGACCCGGCCGCCGTCGTGCTCGGACCCAGTTCACCGGTGATGCTGCGCCGCCTCTGCGACGCGCTCGCCGAACGCTGGACGATCGGCGACGAGGTCGTCGTCTCCCGGCTCGACGAGCAGGCCAACCTCGCGCCGTGGCAGCGCGCCGCGAAGCGCGTCGGCGCCGTCGTGCGCTGGGGCGAGATCGACATCGAGACCTGCGAGCTGCCCGCGTGGCAGTACGAGCAGCTCGTTTCGGCGCGCACCAAGGCCGTCGCGGTCACGCTCGCGTCCGGCTCGGTCGGCACCCGCCCGGACGTCCCGACGATCATCGAGTTCGCCAAGCGCGTCGGCGCGCTCGTCGTCGTCGACGCCACGTACGCCGCGCCGTTCCTGCCGCTGGACATCAACGCCCTCGGTGCCGACGTCATGGTCGTGTCCGCGCAGGCCTGGGGCGGCCCTTCGGTGGGCGCACTGGTGTTCCGCGACCCCGAACTGATCGAACGCATCTCGTCCGTCTCGCTCGACCCGGCCGCGCGCGGGGCAGCGCGGCTCGAACTGGGCCCGCACGCCTACCCGCTGCTGGCCGGGCTGATCGCGTCCATCGACTACCTCGCGGGCCTCGACGACGCGGCCTCCGGGTCGCGGCGCGAGCGCCTCGTCACCTCGCTCGGCTCGGCGAAGTCGTACCACGCCGGCCTGCTCGCGCAGCTGTCCACCGAACTGCTGACGCTGCGGCACATCATGGTCATCGGCAACGCCATGCGCCGGATCCCCGCGCTCGCCTTCGCCGTCGCCGGCAAGAAGTCGCCCGAAGTCGCCGAATACCTTGCCTCACAAGGGTTGTGCGCGTTCGCCGACGACGGCGCGGCCGGCGTCTTCGCGTCACTCGGCGTCGGAGAAGTGGGCGGCGCCGTGCGGATCGGGCTCGCCCACTACTCCAACGTCTTCGAGATCAACCAGCTCGTGCGGGTCCTCGAAGAGCTGCGCTAA
- a CDS encoding bacterial proteasome activator family protein — MEHMTEPNFRESGTAGDAGHESSPHVVVVGPDGSPLEGAEHAEAVGELIEEPAKVMRIGTMIKQLLEEVRAAPLDDASRTRVREIHQTSVKELSNSLAPELRDELERLVHPFADDSTPSDAELRIAQAQLVGWLEGLFSGIQTALFAQQMAARVQLEQMRRGLPAGPSAAGGSLGVPGVEGHGPGISGTGQYL, encoded by the coding sequence ATGGAGCACATGACCGAGCCGAACTTCCGGGAATCGGGCACAGCGGGTGACGCCGGCCACGAATCTTCACCCCACGTGGTGGTAGTCGGACCGGACGGCTCGCCCCTCGAGGGCGCGGAGCACGCCGAGGCCGTGGGCGAGCTCATCGAAGAGCCGGCGAAGGTGATGCGGATCGGCACGATGATCAAGCAGCTCCTGGAGGAGGTCCGCGCCGCCCCGCTCGACGACGCGTCCCGCACGCGGGTGCGCGAGATCCACCAGACGTCGGTGAAGGAGCTGTCGAACTCGCTGGCGCCGGAGCTGCGCGACGAGCTGGAGCGCCTGGTCCACCCGTTCGCCGACGACTCGACGCCGTCGGACGCGGAGCTGCGGATCGCCCAGGCCCAGCTGGTCGGCTGGCTGGAGGGCTTGTTCAGCGGGATACAGACCGCGCTGTTCGCCCAGCAGATGGCGGCGCGGGTCCAGCTGGAGCAGATGCGGCGGGGCCTGCCGGCGGGTCCGTCGGCCGCCGGCGGCAGCCTCGGTGTGCCGGGTGTCGAAGGGCATGGGCCCGGGATTTCGGGGACCGGGCAATACCTCTAG
- a CDS encoding cytidylyltransferase domain-containing protein, with protein MRAVPGVNAVIQARSTSTRLPGKVLRPLAGRSVLGWVVRAAAAAPGVDRVVVATSSDASDDAVAAEAVRCGAAVVRGPLDDVLARFGLALREHPADAVIRLTADCPLLDPALIGQLATLWRAQPSLDYVSTTLVRTLPRGFDAELVRASVLAEQVETATGADREHVTSGIYSQPARYSCTGIVVSPAADDLRVTLDTAEDWALLEALVAELGDRVGDWRSVVGLLRSRPDLVALNAEVEQKKVGQ; from the coding sequence ATGCGTGCAGTGCCCGGTGTCAACGCCGTCATCCAGGCCCGGTCGACGTCGACGAGGCTGCCCGGCAAGGTGCTGCGCCCGCTGGCCGGCCGCAGTGTGCTGGGCTGGGTCGTCCGGGCCGCGGCGGCCGCTCCCGGGGTGGACCGCGTGGTGGTCGCGACCTCGTCGGACGCTTCCGACGACGCCGTCGCCGCCGAGGCCGTGCGGTGCGGCGCGGCCGTGGTCCGCGGCCCGCTGGACGACGTCCTCGCGCGCTTCGGGCTGGCCTTGCGGGAGCACCCGGCCGACGCCGTGATCAGGCTCACCGCGGACTGCCCGCTGCTGGACCCGGCACTGATCGGCCAGCTGGCGACGCTCTGGCGGGCCCAGCCGTCGCTGGACTACGTCAGCACGACGCTGGTCCGGACGCTGCCGCGCGGGTTCGACGCCGAGCTGGTGCGCGCTTCGGTACTGGCCGAGCAGGTCGAGACGGCCACCGGCGCCGACCGGGAGCACGTCACCTCGGGCATCTACTCGCAGCCTGCGCGCTATTCGTGCACCGGGATCGTGGTGAGCCCGGCCGCCGACGACCTGCGGGTGACGTTGGACACGGCCGAGGACTGGGCCCTGCTGGAAGCGCTCGTGGCGGAGCTGGGCGACCGCGTCGGCGACTGGCGGTCCGTGGTCGGGCTGCTGCGGTCGCGGCCGGATCTGGTGGCGCTGAACGCCGAGGTCGAGCAGAAGAAGGTCGGGCAGTGA
- a CDS encoding MarR family winged helix-turn-helix transcriptional regulator codes for MTEERPVRWLDEAESDAWRSYIVATLRLRQRLHRELADRHDVSLTDYEVLVCLEFQPGQRMRMTELATLMGSTKSRLSHQIGRLEDAGMVRRVRDPEDKRGVITELTEDGVRLLESAAPTHVEGVREHLIDLLSPEEQATIASAFGRVLDHLTQVEG; via the coding sequence ATGACCGAGGAGCGGCCTGTGCGGTGGTTGGACGAAGCCGAGTCTGATGCGTGGCGCTCCTACATCGTCGCGACGTTGCGGTTGCGGCAGCGGCTGCACCGCGAGCTGGCCGACCGGCACGACGTCTCGCTGACCGACTATGAGGTGCTCGTCTGCCTGGAGTTCCAGCCCGGGCAGCGGATGCGGATGACGGAGCTGGCGACCCTGATGGGCTCGACCAAAAGCCGGTTGTCCCACCAGATCGGCCGCCTCGAGGACGCGGGGATGGTCCGCCGGGTCCGCGACCCGGAGGACAAGCGCGGCGTGATCACCGAACTGACCGAGGACGGCGTGCGGCTGCTGGAGTCCGCGGCCCCGACACACGTCGAGGGCGTGCGCGAGCACCTGATCGACCTGCTGAGCCCGGAAGAGCAGGCCACGATCGCCTCGGCGTTCGGCCGGGTGCTGGACCACCTGACCCAGGTGGAGGGCTAG
- a CDS encoding DUF2277 domain-containing protein: MCRNITTLRGLQPSATDEEIEAAARQYVRKVTGVQSLSDATREPFEAAVAEITGITTRLLEQLPERRQPPATVPPLRRPEVRARIAAKQLRQP; this comes from the coding sequence ATGTGCCGAAACATCACCACCCTCCGGGGACTCCAGCCGTCCGCGACGGACGAGGAGATCGAGGCCGCGGCCCGCCAGTACGTCCGCAAGGTGACGGGCGTGCAGTCCTTGTCGGACGCCACGCGCGAGCCGTTCGAAGCGGCCGTCGCGGAGATCACCGGGATCACCACGAGGCTGCTGGAGCAGCTGCCCGAACGCCGTCAGCCGCCGGCGACCGTGCCGCCGCTGCGCCGCCCCGAGGTGCGGGCCCGGATCGCCGCGAAGCAGCTGCGCCAGCCCTGA
- a CDS encoding neutral zinc metallopeptidase, with protein sequence MRFDDDAGLDASEVQDMRGSGGGGGGIGGRVALGGGGLGVVGLIIYFVISQLGGISPGAVNLGSGGGLGSVGSGQQVDNSQLASTCKTGADANKNHDCAIVAIVNSVQDYWAQQFARSGSTYRKAPTNFFNGGVRTGCGSATSDTGPFYCPADSEVYIDLSFFNELKTRFGAQGGQFTEAYVLAHEYGHHVQNLLGTSKKGTGTGPTSGSVRLELQADCYAGVWGNHATTTPTDTGKPLILDITQDDIASALDTASRIGDDYIQTKLGGGQVDSSQFTHGTSAQRKKWFTTGFQTGDPARCDTFGASNLG encoded by the coding sequence GTGAGATTCGACGACGACGCGGGCTTGGACGCTTCCGAGGTCCAGGACATGCGCGGCAGCGGTGGTGGTGGCGGCGGGATCGGTGGCCGCGTGGCGCTCGGTGGTGGTGGGCTCGGCGTGGTCGGGCTGATCATCTACTTCGTGATCTCGCAGCTCGGCGGGATCAGCCCGGGGGCGGTGAACCTGGGCAGCGGCGGCGGGCTCGGCAGCGTCGGCTCCGGGCAGCAGGTCGACAACTCCCAGCTCGCGAGCACCTGCAAGACCGGCGCGGACGCGAACAAGAACCACGACTGCGCCATCGTCGCGATCGTCAACTCCGTCCAGGACTACTGGGCGCAGCAGTTCGCGCGCTCCGGCTCGACCTACCGGAAGGCGCCGACGAACTTCTTCAACGGCGGCGTCCGCACCGGGTGCGGCAGCGCCACCTCGGACACCGGGCCGTTCTACTGCCCGGCCGACTCCGAGGTCTACATCGACCTGAGCTTCTTCAACGAGCTGAAGACGCGCTTCGGCGCGCAGGGCGGCCAGTTCACCGAGGCGTACGTCCTGGCGCACGAGTACGGCCACCACGTGCAGAACCTGCTCGGCACGTCGAAGAAGGGCACCGGCACCGGCCCGACGTCGGGTTCGGTCCGGCTCGAGCTGCAGGCCGACTGCTACGCCGGCGTCTGGGGCAACCACGCGACGACGACGCCGACCGACACCGGCAAGCCGCTGATCCTCGACATCACGCAGGACGACATCGCGTCGGCGCTGGACACGGCGTCCCGGATCGGCGACGACTACATCCAGACCAAGCTCGGCGGCGGCCAGGTGGACAGCTCGCAGTTCACCCACGGCACGTCCGCGCAGCGCAAGAAGTGGTTCACCACCGGCTTCCAGACCGGTGACCCGGCCCGCTGCGACACCTTCGGCGCCAGCAACCTGGGCTGA
- a CDS encoding Ldh family oxidoreductase has product MPLRPRPFRSTRPESGILEERPETPIPEQAWPRVRADELVTLVAHVFAAHGFPEARARIAAEALCHGDLTGSPATGVAELTRTHLPLLKNGHVVPRAEPLMIADRGAAALLDYRRASGLWAVGDAMDRAVTRAGRFGVGLVSLRGVGPFGRAGHHAARALPHAMIGLVLAAGGEPGQPMNPLGMAAPGGAYPEFVFDMDHPGQEAAAGFTLLVEVLAGVLSGVADHEHDTGLLVMAIAPTTLRSADGFYRAASALFGSMLGWEGGAPIRYPGWREAQHLEQCRALGVPLAGPVRRELDGLAASLGLPPLTNVG; this is encoded by the coding sequence GTGCCCCTGAGACCGCGTCCCTTCCGCTCCACCCGCCCCGAATCCGGCATTCTCGAAGAACGACCCGAAACCCCGATCCCGGAACAGGCTTGGCCCCGCGTGCGGGCCGACGAGCTGGTCACCCTCGTGGCACACGTCTTCGCCGCCCACGGTTTCCCCGAAGCGCGGGCCCGCATCGCGGCCGAAGCGCTCTGCCACGGCGATCTGACCGGATCGCCGGCCACCGGCGTCGCCGAGCTGACCCGGACCCACCTGCCGTTGCTGAAGAACGGCCACGTCGTGCCGCGCGCCGAGCCGTTGATGATCGCCGACCGCGGGGCCGCCGCGCTGCTCGACTACCGGCGCGCGTCCGGCCTCTGGGCCGTCGGCGACGCGATGGACCGCGCGGTGACGCGGGCCGGGCGCTTCGGCGTCGGGCTCGTCTCGCTGCGTGGGGTCGGGCCGTTCGGCCGGGCCGGGCACCACGCCGCGCGGGCGTTGCCGCACGCGATGATCGGGCTGGTGCTGGCGGCGGGCGGCGAGCCCGGCCAGCCGATGAACCCGCTGGGGATGGCCGCGCCGGGTGGCGCGTACCCCGAGTTCGTCTTCGACATGGACCACCCCGGGCAGGAAGCCGCCGCCGGGTTCACGCTGCTCGTCGAGGTCCTCGCCGGGGTGCTCTCCGGCGTCGCCGACCACGAACACGACACCGGTCTGCTGGTGATGGCCATCGCGCCGACGACGCTGCGCAGCGCCGACGGCTTCTACCGCGCGGCGAGCGCGCTGTTCGGCAGCATGCTCGGCTGGGAGGGCGGCGCCCCGATCCGCTACCCCGGCTGGCGCGAGGCCCAGCACCTCGAGCAGTGCCGGGCGCTGGGCGTCCCGCTGGCCGGCCCGGTGCGGCGCGAACTGGACGGCCTGGCCGCATCGCTCGGGCTGCCGCCGCTGACGAACGTGGGTTAG
- a CDS encoding epoxide hydrolase family protein: MTITPFRIDIPQAEIDDLRARLANTRWPDQPADTGWRLGAPVDYVRELAEYWRLEFDWRAQEERLNGFPQFTTAIDGTTVHFLHVESPEPGATPVLLTHGWPGSVVEFLDVIGPLTDPRAYGGDPADALHVVVPSIPGYGFSGPTPEANWGPDRIARAFAELMTRLGYENFGAHGGDWGASIARELAVQFPERVVGIHVTTLPSAVVRSEAALEGLTGDELAAARRSLEKGLKFSYLGTGYAMIQSTKPQTLAYGLTDSPAGQLAWIAEKFRAFSNTSEDLIDRDDLLADVSIYWFTGTANSSARLYAALAAPWGSPPPPNTVPTGFGVFPDDIGLPIRTLAERTDKIVRWTEFPRGGHFPGLEEPDALIGDVRAFFRSLR, from the coding sequence ATGACGATCACCCCGTTCCGCATCGACATCCCGCAAGCCGAGATCGACGACCTTCGTGCGCGGCTCGCGAACACCCGCTGGCCCGACCAGCCCGCCGATACCGGGTGGCGGCTCGGGGCGCCCGTCGACTACGTGCGTGAGCTGGCCGAGTACTGGCGGCTGGAGTTCGACTGGCGCGCGCAGGAGGAGCGGCTCAACGGCTTCCCGCAGTTCACGACGGCCATCGACGGGACGACCGTGCACTTCCTGCACGTGGAGTCGCCGGAACCGGGTGCGACGCCGGTGCTGCTCACGCACGGCTGGCCGGGCTCGGTCGTCGAATTCCTCGACGTGATCGGGCCGCTCACCGATCCGCGCGCGTACGGCGGCGATCCCGCGGACGCGTTGCACGTGGTGGTGCCGTCGATCCCGGGTTACGGCTTCTCCGGCCCGACGCCGGAGGCGAACTGGGGGCCGGACCGGATCGCCCGGGCGTTCGCGGAGCTGATGACCCGCCTCGGTTACGAGAACTTCGGCGCCCACGGCGGCGACTGGGGCGCGTCCATCGCGCGCGAACTGGCGGTGCAGTTCCCCGAGCGGGTCGTGGGGATCCACGTGACGACGCTGCCGTCGGCGGTGGTCCGGAGCGAGGCCGCCCTCGAGGGCCTGACCGGCGACGAGCTCGCGGCGGCCCGGCGCTCGCTGGAGAAGGGGCTGAAGTTCTCGTACCTGGGCACGGGCTACGCGATGATCCAGTCGACCAAGCCGCAAACGCTGGCGTACGGCCTGACCGACTCGCCGGCGGGCCAGCTGGCGTGGATCGCGGAGAAGTTCCGCGCGTTCTCGAACACCTCGGAAGACCTCATCGACCGCGACGACCTGCTGGCGGACGTCTCGATCTACTGGTTCACGGGCACGGCCAACTCGTCGGCGCGGTTGTACGCGGCCCTGGCCGCGCCGTGGGGCTCCCCGCCGCCGCCGAACACGGTCCCGACGGGCTTCGGCGTCTTCCCGGACGACATCGGCCTGCCGATCCGGACGCTCGCGGAGCGAACGGACAAGATCGTCCGCTGGACGGAGTTCCCGCGGGGCGGTCACTTCCCCGGGCTGGAGGAGCCGGACGCGCTGATCGGCGACGTCCGGGCGTTCTTCCGCAGCTTGCGCTGA
- a CDS encoding M28 family metallopeptidase: MSLFRKRFVPPVALAACATLALGLTPAAAANTVPDGPALAKQLVKKVDINGVNRHLIALQRIADTNGGTRAASTDGHKKSAEYIATKLEAAGFQVTRQEFPFTFSQTLAEKLTAGGANVPVIAMEYTTSTPVGGITAPLAVVAVDDTSGCEATDYTADVAGKIALIKRGGCSFAQKQATAAAAGAIGAVVYNNTDGDLNGTLGDPADAKIPTGGVTAAAGAQLATLAGQPVTLELRAFQEARTSYNVIAETKSGRKDNVVMLGSHLDSVPAGPGINDNGTGSATLLETALQLGSSPKVGNAVRFGFWSAEEFGLIGSTYYVDSLSFEQQLDIALYLNFDMIGSPNAGYFAYDGDNSDGVGAGAGPYGSAQIEKTFVDYLQAARGVSLEGTDFTGRSDYGEFIAVGIPAGGLDTGAEVLKTPAQAAKWGGTAGIAFDPCYHQACDNLGNIDRVALDRNADGVAWALGVYATSTESINGVKPGKAKNVKQKAAERSGQRNFSAHAVAGDPHALTA; this comes from the coding sequence ATGTCACTCTTCCGAAAGAGATTCGTCCCGCCGGTGGCCTTGGCCGCCTGCGCGACACTCGCGCTCGGCCTCACCCCGGCCGCCGCCGCGAACACGGTCCCCGACGGCCCTGCGCTGGCCAAACAGCTCGTCAAGAAGGTCGACATCAACGGCGTCAACCGCCACCTCATCGCGCTGCAGCGCATCGCCGACACCAACGGCGGCACGCGCGCGGCGAGCACCGACGGCCACAAGAAGTCCGCCGAGTACATCGCCACCAAGCTCGAGGCGGCCGGCTTCCAGGTGACCCGCCAGGAGTTCCCCTTCACGTTCTCGCAAACGCTGGCCGAGAAGCTCACCGCCGGCGGCGCGAACGTGCCGGTCATCGCGATGGAGTACACGACGTCGACGCCGGTCGGCGGCATCACCGCGCCGCTCGCCGTGGTCGCGGTGGACGACACCAGCGGCTGCGAGGCGACCGACTACACCGCCGACGTCGCGGGCAAGATCGCGCTGATCAAGCGCGGCGGCTGCTCCTTCGCGCAGAAGCAGGCGACGGCCGCGGCGGCGGGCGCGATCGGCGCCGTCGTCTACAACAACACCGACGGCGACCTCAACGGGACGCTCGGGGACCCGGCCGACGCGAAGATCCCGACCGGCGGCGTGACCGCGGCCGCGGGCGCGCAGCTGGCCACCCTGGCCGGCCAGCCCGTGACGCTGGAGCTCCGGGCCTTCCAGGAGGCGCGGACCAGCTACAACGTCATCGCCGAGACCAAGTCCGGGCGCAAGGACAACGTCGTGATGCTCGGGTCGCACCTCGACAGCGTCCCGGCCGGCCCCGGCATCAACGACAACGGCACCGGCTCGGCGACCCTGCTCGAGACGGCGCTGCAGCTGGGGAGCAGCCCGAAGGTCGGCAACGCCGTCCGCTTCGGCTTCTGGAGCGCGGAGGAGTTCGGCCTGATCGGCTCGACCTACTACGTCGACTCGCTGAGCTTCGAGCAGCAGCTCGACATCGCGCTGTACCTCAACTTCGACATGATCGGCTCGCCGAACGCCGGGTACTTCGCCTACGACGGTGACAACTCCGACGGCGTCGGCGCGGGCGCCGGCCCGTACGGCTCGGCGCAGATCGAGAAGACCTTCGTCGACTACCTGCAGGCCGCGCGGGGCGTGTCCCTCGAGGGCACCGACTTCACCGGCCGCTCGGACTACGGCGAGTTCATCGCCGTCGGCATCCCGGCCGGCGGCCTGGACACCGGCGCCGAGGTCCTGAAGACCCCGGCGCAGGCGGCGAAGTGGGGCGGCACGGCGGGCATCGCGTTCGACCCGTGCTACCACCAGGCCTGCGACAACCTGGGCAACATCGACCGCGTCGCGCTGGACCGCAACGCGGACGGCGTCGCCTGGGCCCTCGGCGTCTACGCGACGAGCACCGAGAGCATCAACGGCGTCAAGCCGGGCAAGGCGAAGAACGTCAAGCAGAAGGCCGCCGAACGCAGCGGGCAGCGGAACTTCTCCGCGCACGCCGTCGCCGGTGACCCGCACGCGCTGACCGCCTGA
- a CDS encoding NAD(P)H-quinone oxidoreductase, giving the protein MYAITIREPGDPDVLEWTEIADPRPGPGEVLLDVAASAVNRADLLQRQGHYPPPPGASETIGLECSGTIAELGEDVEGWNVGDEVCALLAGGGYAQKVVVPAGQLLPVPGEVDLIAAAGLPEVACTVWANVVMHAKLTEGEVLLVHGGAGGIGTHAIQVGKALGATVVVTAGSAERLESCRQLGADLTINYKEEDFVEVLRKETGGADVILDNMGASYLGRNVDALKPDGRLVIIGMQGGVKGELNVGAMLGKRAEVFAAGLRFRPLDQKAAIVADVRERLWPLVSEGAVKPIVGQVTPMSEAASAHRAMEEGSVFGKILLTATS; this is encoded by the coding sequence ATGTACGCGATCACCATCCGTGAACCAGGTGACCCGGACGTCCTCGAGTGGACGGAGATCGCGGATCCGCGGCCCGGACCCGGCGAAGTCCTCCTCGACGTCGCCGCGAGCGCGGTCAACCGGGCCGATCTGCTGCAGCGGCAGGGGCACTATCCCCCGCCGCCCGGCGCCAGCGAGACGATCGGCCTGGAGTGCTCCGGCACGATCGCCGAACTCGGCGAAGACGTCGAAGGGTGGAACGTCGGCGACGAGGTCTGCGCGTTGCTCGCCGGCGGCGGTTACGCGCAGAAGGTCGTCGTCCCGGCCGGGCAGCTGCTGCCGGTGCCGGGCGAGGTCGACCTGATCGCCGCGGCCGGGCTGCCCGAGGTGGCCTGCACGGTGTGGGCGAACGTCGTGATGCACGCGAAGCTCACCGAGGGCGAGGTGCTGCTGGTCCACGGCGGCGCCGGCGGCATCGGCACGCACGCGATCCAGGTGGGCAAGGCGCTCGGCGCGACCGTCGTGGTCACCGCGGGCTCGGCGGAGCGGCTCGAAAGCTGCCGCCAGCTCGGCGCCGACCTCACGATCAACTACAAGGAAGAGGACTTCGTCGAGGTGCTCCGCAAGGAGACCGGCGGCGCGGACGTCATCCTCGACAACATGGGCGCGTCCTACCTGGGCCGCAACGTCGACGCGCTGAAGCCCGACGGGCGGCTCGTGATCATCGGCATGCAGGGCGGGGTGAAGGGCGAGCTGAACGTCGGCGCCATGCTCGGGAAGCGCGCCGAAGTGTTCGCCGCGGGCCTGCGATTCCGGCCGCTGGACCAGAAGGCGGCGATCGTCGCCGACGTCCGGGAACGCCTGTGGCCGCTGGTTTCCGAAGGCGCCGTCAAGCCGATCGTCGGCCAGGTCACCCCGATGTCCGAGGCCGCGTCCGCGCACCGCGCGATGGAAGAGGGCAGCGTGTTCGGGAAGATCCTGCTGACCGCGACGTCTTAG